The Radiobacillus deserti genomic interval CACCGTGAAGTGGGCCCTTTAACGCTCCGATAGCTGCTGTTACACCCGAATAAACATCAGATAACGTCGCAACACATACACGAGATGTAAAGGTAGAAGCATTTAATTCATGATCCGCATGTAAAACAAGCGCTTTATTAATAGCTTCCACTTCGATGTCTTCTGGTTCTTCTCCATTTAACATATAGAGGAAGTTTGCTGCATAGCTTAATCCTTTTTTTGCAGATACTGGTTCTTTCCCTTGACGAATACGTGCAAATGCTGTCACAATCGTCGCCATTTTGGCTTGTAAGCGAACCGCTTTACGTTTATTTGCTTCCATATCCATGTCATCTGATTCTGCATCAAATAATCCTAGCATGGAGACCGCTGTACGAAGCGCCGCCATTGGGTGAACTGTTGAAAGATCATATGATTTAAAATGATCGATGATTTGTTGGGGAATATCCATGTTAGACGCAAGCTCTTCTTCAAATTGAGCAAGTTCATCCTTCTTTGGTAATCGTTTATTCCAAAGCAGGAATACAACTTCTTCAAAGCTCGCTTGCTCAGCAAGATCATCAATCTTATAGCCAACATATGTCAATTGGTCATTGATAATAGAGCTTACCGATGACTCTGCCGCTACAATTCCTTCTAACCCTTTGGTTGTTGACATTCAATCCCTCTCCTTTTCTCTCGTTCTTTACATGTTGTGTCCATTATAAAACGGATACAATTCCATCATTTCATAATAACGGATATACTCTCGTTCTTGTTTTAGCCATTTTTTCATAGCTTTCCTATATAGAACTATCCAGTCATCCCCAAACTCAATTATAAACAATAATTGGGCTCCTGTGAAATGAAACCGATTAATTTTTCCTAAAAAGTACTAGTTTTTAAAAATTTAATTTAAAATATAGCTAGTTTCTAAGAACCAACAAAAATATCCACAAATTTCATCACAACATAGGCAATACCAGCCCCGATTAGTGGCCCCACCGCTACACCTTGGAAGAAAACAACAGCAATGATGGTACCTAACACAAGTGCTGTTGTCAGATGTGGATCATTTGCTAACAAATCTAACCCGTTCTTAGCAATTAATGCTACGAATATTCCTGCGCCTAATGCTATCCAGCCGTAGTAGGATTTAACACTCTCTAATAAGTCCTTAAAGCCAATTTGACCACTTGCAATCGGAACTAGCACTGCAATCGTAATGATCGTAACACCTAAGCTTATGCCTTTCTCTGATAGATATGGAAACACCCGATCATCTAATCGAAAAAGCTTAATGCCTAATAATACATAAACGGCAATCATAATGGATTGATTTTTACCAATGTATCCTAATAAAAATAATAGTAATAAGAAAATAGTAGATGGACTAATCACCTATAAGTACCTCCAAATTCTAAAACCTGTCCAATTCTAGTAATGCAATCACATAATTCGGAATACAAATGACTAAGAGGTGTTTCGGAATGACTATGATTACAAAACCACAATTACAACGCTTATTATTTGTATGCGGAGTTGTCGTATCATCCTATTATGTGTTCATTTATCTCGCTCAATATACGTATCCTTTTATAATTGCAATTTTACTAGCATATTTGATAAATCCTATTGTGAATAAGTTTGTAACATACTTTAGGCTCCCAAGAGGACTTGCTGTCTTTTTATCCATTGCAGGCATACTCGCAT includes:
- a CDS encoding DUF441 domain-containing protein gives rise to the protein MISPSTIFLLLLFLLGYIGKNQSIMIAVYVLLGIKLFRLDDRVFPYLSEKGISLGVTIITIAVLVPIASGQIGFKDLLESVKSYYGWIALGAGIFVALIAKNGLDLLANDPHLTTALVLGTIIAVVFFQGVAVGPLIGAGIAYVVMKFVDIFVGS
- the citZ gene encoding citrate synthase is translated as MSTTKGLEGIVAAESSVSSIINDQLTYVGYKIDDLAEQASFEEVVFLLWNKRLPKKDELAQFEEELASNMDIPQQIIDHFKSYDLSTVHPMAALRTAVSMLGLFDAESDDMDMEANKRKAVRLQAKMATIVTAFARIRQGKEPVSAKKGLSYAANFLYMLNGEEPEDIEVEAINKALVLHADHELNASTFTSRVCVATLSDVYSGVTAAIGALKGPLHGGANERVMTMLLEIGEVDNALPYIKEKLANKEKIMGMGHRVYRTGDPRAKHLKKMSKELTELKGQSKWFEMSVKIEDYIKETKGLPANVDFYSASVYHSLGIDHDLFTPIFAVSRVSGWIAHILEQYENNRLIRPRADYVGPTEQMYVSIENR